The DNA sequence taaaaatgaaaaatgaaatgaatttgtTTACAAGtttaaattaacattattttttaacttgtatAAAATTTCTCTAATTTAACTTCTCTAAAAGTTAAGGTGTACAaggtgattttaatttttctctcaaaaaaagttgattttaatttatagaaaaaattacaattaattttacttttttttatttcttctattttaaatatttataaggaactttattattttatccatGTAGTCTAACTTACTTAATGAGAAAAGGTTTTtaatcattgttgcatttgattTATTTGGCTGTATGTTCGGTAGATTGCTTATCTATCTAGAACAAACAAAAATGTTTCGGGTTATCAAGTCAAAGTTGTGCTCTGACCCTACCTTTGACAATTAATAATCTCTTGCAACCTGTTCCATCTTCGCTGTCCTTAATTCTTAAGAAACATAACATCATCAGCTTCCCCCTCCAACTTTGGTTAATTTGATCCATAAAGAATTAGACCATGGAACACTTAGACATGGTGAGTGAAGTGAAGCACCAAAGAATCAAAACCAACGGGATATGGATACACGTGGCAGAGAAAGGGACAGGTCCACTAGTTCTGCTGCTTCATGGCTTCCCAGAAACATGGTATGCCTGGCGGCACCAGATCAATTTCTTGGCCCAGCATGGCTATCATGTGGTTGCACCTGATCTTAGAGGATATGGTGACTCTGATTCTCCTATTGATCCCACTTCCTACACTATGCACCACCTTGTAGGTGACATCATAGGTTTGCTTGATCATTTTGGTCAACAACAGGTAACACAATTGTTCTCTTGTCCCTCTGGGTTTCTAGTTCATTTTCTGTGGCCAAGTCTCGGAAGTTGATTGAGTAACAATAAACTTACAACAATTTTTATAACGCTTCTTATAATTCATTTTGTTTgacattttttacttttcttcatGTCTATCTCATAAcgggataaaatatgttttcaattcTTCTATAGTGTAACTTGATTTTAATCTCTGAATTTTAACTTTAATCAATTTAGtctttgaaatttataaaaacaatggTTTTAGTCCTTCTCACAGTGAAAATTGTATGAAAAGAGGAACAAAAAtcatttcttttgaaaagttcAAAGAATCAAATTGATCAAAGTTCTAataattaagttcttttttaccaaaagtataaggactaaaaacataatttactctattttgttgtataattatttttgtttgagtatgattgttgtttcttttttaatgtttttttttctattttctaaccAAATTGAATAATATAGGTATTTGTTGTTGGATCTGATTGGGGAGCAAACATTGGATGGCATCTGAGTCTATTTAGGCCTGACAGAGTCAAAGGATTTGTTGCCCTAAGTGTTCCTTACTACCCTAGGTCTCCAACTGCTAAAACGGTTGAAACTATCAGGAAATTAATTGGAGATGAGAGTCATGTCTGCCAGTTCCAGGTTCCTTGTTCTTTCTGCTTGTTTAAATGGGTTGacatttatatgtttttcaaaAGGTTTTTATGGTAAAACTTAGATCCAATTCTTTGTGTTTTTAGTATTGTTCTTTCatcaaaattagagttttacTTTGATAATCTATGTTATGGCGACCTATTGACGTGAAACTCTAattctaattagaaattaacacCAAAAGCACCTAATCAAATACATTTAAGTTTGTCCTTTCCTAAATTGGTTTTACTAATATATATGATGACATTGTGTGGTTTGTGTTTATGGGGTTGGGTGTGCTTTCACAGCTAAtctttaattagaattgaagtatcattttaataatatgttatattGACTTATCGAGTTGAAACTTTAATTCTAATTAGAGATTAAATAGTGATTTCTGAACACCTTAttaatattcattattttttttctcatatcatataatttatgatacctataaatttttttattttatctttgccTTATTAGGTGTCAAGTAGGTTGATGGGTgttcaaaaatcaattttgtagaGATTAACACTAAAAGCACCTAAACAACTAAATCTAAGATTTGTCCTTACCTAATTTGGTTTTACTAATATAAGTGATGATGTGGTTTGTGTTTGTGGGGTTGGGTGTGCAGGAACCAGGAAGAGCAGAGAGAGCTTTTGCTAGATATGATTATTTGACAGTGATGAAGAAGTTTTTGCTGATAACACGGACAGATATTCTAGCATCTCCACCGGGCATGGAACTTGTTGATTTCTTGCCAACGCCTTCGGTTGTGCCATCATGGATAACCGAGGAAGAACTCATGGTCTTTGCAGATAAATTCCAAGAGTCTGGTTTCACTGGTCCACTCAATTATTACCGTGCAATGGACTTGTAAGTATTTTCATTAGTacttttcttgtttaattttattttcaagacaATTCAATTTCTTGCAAAGTACATGCACAATTCAACTTTGAATTCTCTACTATagtcaaacttaaaaaaactaACTCAATTTTTAGTGGCCCACATGTTGTATACATTCAAAGGTTACAGGTAGGGGTGGAAATGAGTCAAGCCAAGTCAAACTTTACTAGACTTGAGTTTGGCTTGAGTTGAATATGCAAGGCTTGAGCTTGACTTATTACTTgtcataaacttttttttaaggctCGACTCGGCTTACATAGAAGTCTGACTTGACTTATGAGCCTATTTAAAAGTCTGCTTAAACACATCTTTGacaaattaattgttttaaaacctagtgaaatactaactaaaaaaagaaacttataaaatttcgtataagtaatatacaaatccaaaaataattgataaacaaaatcatatcgAATTCAAGTTGTTAAAACACAAagtttatcaaaagaaaataaaaaaaagagagcagaatattaaaaaactatatggattagagatgatttataccaatatagtcaaataaaaatatttaaattgtctgaaaatgtttttacaaaacatttttattgaaGTATTAATCTGGTTACATTATCCTTTTAATTtgagtctttttctttttgaaaatttttcacaTCCAAGTGAACCCTCTAAACACTTTATGTCACTTCATCCTGTCATTCATAATGCCataaaaatgacataaataatagttattattattattaatattattattattacttaaacaAGTTGACTTGTcaaacttaacaaactttttttataatttgactttggtctttttatctaaaaaagctttttaaaaagcttgagCTTTATAATAAACAAGATAAGCCGAGCCTTAAATAGGCGGAGTCAAAGACCCTTGACAAGCAGCGACTCAGCTCATTTTCATTCCTAGCTACATGGTTCTGTGTATAAGTCAATTGATAACAAATGTGAGGTTTGTAGAAGAACTTGAGTTCAATTTAACAAATGTTGGACTTCCGGATATTTTGATTAGCAAGACCCATAAAAAAAGACTATACACTTGCCTAGCGAATTGGACTTGGTAAAATCCAGCATgtttatgttttcattttctatggAAGAATTCATGCTTCCTTACGTTGATGCTCAATGGTTACAGAAACTGGGAGCTTCTTGCACCATGGCAAGGATCAAAGATAACAGTTCCAACGAAGTTCATAGGAGGAGACAAAGACATCGGTTTTGAAACAGCGGGTACAAAGACTTTTGTGGAAAGTGATATTTTCAAGAGCCTTGTTCCCAACCTTGAAGTAGTTATACTAGACGCCCACCATTTTATACATCAAGAAAAAGCCCAACAAGTTTCACATGAAATCCTTTCCTTCATCAGTAAATTATCCCCCAATGCTTCCATGTAATGTTAGTTTTTTAGAGTGATTGATTATTGATTGTTAATGTAAACCCCTTTGTCTAGGTAGTGACACGGCAGCGTTACTTACTAGTgtgattttcacaaattttataaGGTAGTGATTCTTCATTTGCTTTATCATCTTAATTTCTGCAACACTAAATAGTACAGAAAAATAGGAGGTCAGCAGCCAAGTATTGTGGATGTGAATAACGAAGCTTATTTTGTGTCAGCTTCgaatttataagttttattgatataattaaacgtcatgtttaagaaagaaaagaaggttaATCGTcagtaatttaaatatataaaaatttctgtaactatttaatataaatgatGATGTTtcaattgttaattatttaaataacttattGTGGATCATATTCTGTATCAGAAAAGCAAACGAACCATCTATTTGGTTAACTCTGATTAATACGGAGTAAAGGCGAAACTACAATTCATGAACAATTAACATGTAAATAGAATTTGAATAGATTTATTAATTCTAATATATGTCTAAATTAGgcttaattatacttttaattatgTGGCACCGGTGTTTTACTAGAAAATAGTGGTACGAAACTCGAGCAGATGCTCTTCACTAATTAGGTAACAGTTATGAGTCGGTTTTAGCTCGCAAACAGTGAAATGCATGCAAATTGTCAAGATTTACTTTGTTTTTGGGGTTGTCTAACTTCAATGAGCAATTGTGTATTGTGTAGAATCCCATCATTAAAAAGTGATAGGAAAAATGAGCAATTTTTCAATGCAACAAATATCAGATAAGAAAGGAGATTAAACAGCAATAAGGAGAAAGGAAAGAATCATGAAATACTCAGTCATTCCTTCTAGCCGGTTTAAGCAATTTTAGGACATTTTCATAAACAATAAATGTTATCGAAGAAGCGGGAGCATTCTTCAAGAGGTTTGCGGTAATTCCTTTGTAAAAACCTCGGACACTTTCAAATCTGCAACAGAACAAAATCTATAATGGCTTatatctcaatttgaaatgatcaaGAGCATATTAATTTGGATACACACAAGAGTAACTATATAGTCTTTATAATTCATTGACAGCATTAGCATTTCACCAAGAGTCAACCTATATTGTGTTGCCATTTGCCAAGGTATAAGCAATTGAATAATGCTAATCACcattaatatttatgatttctGTCCAGTTTCACCTTTGCTTATTTGCCAATATAAAGATGTAAACTAAATCTAGGATGGGTTTTAATATGTACCGTGCAGTTTCTTTCACAACATGCAAAGTGTCCATATATCTTGGAACCCCATCACCACTGGGTCTTTGCTGCACAGACAAGGAAACTTCAGTCCAGCTCAGAGAAAGATGCAcagttaaaagaaaagaaatttgtaaTATCTCTATCTTTGTAATGACATCCTTGTACCTGCAATCGAGCCCGTATAACCTGAAAAAGGGGGGATAAAGTATGTCTCATGAGAAAGCAA is a window from the Glycine max cultivar Williams 82 chromosome 2, Glycine_max_v4.0, whole genome shotgun sequence genome containing:
- the LOC100818894 gene encoding epoxide hydrolase A, with the translated sequence MEHLDMVSEVKHQRIKTNGIWIHVAEKGTGPLVLLLHGFPETWYAWRHQINFLAQHGYHVVAPDLRGYGDSDSPIDPTSYTMHHLVGDIIGLLDHFGQQQVFVVGSDWGANIGWHLSLFRPDRVKGFVALSVPYYPRSPTAKTVETIRKLIGDESHVCQFQEPGRAERAFARYDYLTVMKKFLLITRTDILASPPGMELVDFLPTPSVVPSWITEEELMVFADKFQESGFTGPLNYYRAMDLNWELLAPWQGSKITVPTKFIGGDKDIGFETAGTKTFVESDIFKSLVPNLEVVILDAHHFIHQEKAQQVSHEILSFISKLSPNASM